The proteins below are encoded in one region of Brassica napus cultivar Da-Ae chromosome A6, Da-Ae, whole genome shotgun sequence:
- the LOC106347700 gene encoding protein BUNDLE SHEATH DEFECTIVE 2, chloroplastic has protein sequence MAATRPLISLQLLSSLSPFSLNPTRQSLFLPNFTKPKRLSRRSGVHCSANLIAHPSVLFLGSFDGGGFVDTQTFIVTISLVVAIALSLFLGFKGDPVPCERCGGNGGTKCVFCLEGKMKVDSGMVDCKVCKGSGLIFCKKCGGSGYSRRL, from the exons ATGGCCGCCACTCGACCTCTCATCTCTCTGCAACTCCTTTCCTCTCTTTCACCTTTTTCCTTAAACCCAACCCGGCAATCTCTCTTCTTGCCCAATTTCACTAAACCCAAAAGATTATCTAGGAGAAGTGGTGTTCATTGCTCGGCTAATCTCATCGCTCACCCTTCCGTTCTCTTCTTAGGCAGCTTCGATGGCGGTGGATTCGTCGATACACAGACCTTCATTGTCACCATCAGTCTCGTCGTTGccattgctctctctctcttcctcggATTCAAG GGAGACCCAGTTCCATGCGAGAGATGTGGTGGAAACG GCGGAACCAAATGTGTCTTCTGCCTTGAAGGTAAGATGAAGGTGGACTCTGGCATGGTTGACTGCAAAGTCTGCAAAGGTTCAG GTTTAATTTTCTGCAAGAAATGTGGAGGTTCTGGATATTCTCGccgtttataa
- the LOC106351755 gene encoding 40S ribosomal protein S29, whose product MGHDNVWNSHPKKYGPGSRTCRVCGNSHGLIRKYGLNCCRQCFRSNAKEIGFIKYR is encoded by the exons ATGGGTCATGACAACGTGTGGAACTCTCATCCGAAGAAGTACGGTCCTGGCTCACGCACCTG CCGTGTGTGTGGAAACTCCCACGGGCTGATCAGGAAGTATGGTCTGAACTGCTGCAGACAGTGTTTCCGCAGCAATGCCAAGGAGATTGGATTCATCAAG TATCGTTAA
- the LOC106351756 gene encoding endoglucanase 16, which translates to MGNHGEKERGNVVIRAILLGLISIVCVNGTNINYKEALTKSLIFLEAQRSGKLPPNNRVPWRGDSALDDGKLANVDLAGGYYDAGDNVKYGLPMAFTITTLAWSTIYYDKELRASGELENARAAIRWGTDYFLKCASRKNRLYVQVGDPHLDHKCWARPENMQTARTVLQISDKDPGTEIAAETAAALAASSIVFRRIDHKYSRRLLNKAKLLFKLAKSHKGSYDGACPFYCSCSGYNDELLWAATWLYKATRKQVYLSYLKFEAISGYVAEFSWDLKYAGAQMLIVKMIFEGTKGLDLYKQQADSFICSNLPGSPYHQVFNTPGGMIHLRDGANTQYVTATAFLFSAYADILQKYNQKIFCGSKQFDSTHLMAFAKKQIDYILGHNPQGRSYMVGFGPNPPKQAHHRGASVPMSEANEPLSCPLSFVKWFNKNQPNANELTGAIVGGPDRQDNFQDFRWTSVYTEPCTYINSIAVGILAKLAATA; encoded by the exons ATGGGTAATCatggagaaaaagaaagaggaaaTGTTGTGATTAGGGCCATATTGTTGGGTCTCATAAGCATTGTGTGTGTGAATGGtacaaatataaattacaaaGAAGCCCTAACCAAATCTCTAATCTTCTTGGAAGCTCAAAGATCAGGCAAACTCCCTCCAAACAATAGGGTTCCGTGGAGAGGTGATTCTGCTCTTGATGATGGCAAACTTGCAAAT gTTGATTTGGCTGGAGGGTACTATGACGCAGGAGACAATGTGAAGTATGGTCTTCCAATGGCGTTCACGATCACGACGCTGGCTTGGTCGACCATTTACTACGATAAAGAACTCCGTGCCTCAGGAGAGCTCGAAAATGCTCGTGCCGCTATCCGTTGGGGCACTGATTATTTTCTCAAATGTGCTTCTCGCAAGAACCGCCTCTATGTTCAG GTTGGTGATCCACACCTGGATCACAAGTGTTGGGCGAGGCCTGAGAACATGCAAACAGCAAGGACAGTATTGCAGATAAGTGATAAAGATCCTGGCACAGAAATCGCAGCCGAGACTGCCGCTGCATTGGCTGCTTCCTCGATCGTTTTCCGCCGCATCGACCACAAATACTCCCGCCGGCTCCTGAACAAAGCCAAATTG CTCTTCAAGCTAGCGAAGAGCCACAAGGGTTCGTATGATGGAGCATGCCCTTTCTATTGTTCTTGCTCGGGTTACAAC GACGAGTTGCTGTGGGCGGCAACATGGCTATACAAGGCAACGAGGAAACAGGTGTACCTTAGCTACCTCAAATTTGAAGCCATAAGTGGCTACGTCGCTGAGTTTAGTTGGGATCTCAAATATGCCGGTGCGCAGATGCTCATTGTAAAG ATGATCTTCGAAGGCACAAAAGGACTTGACCTATACAAACAACAGGCTGATAGTTTTATCTGCTCGAATCTCCCTGGTAGTCCTTACCACCAAGTCTTCAATACCCCAG GTGGTATGATTCACCTGAGGGATGGAGCCAACACTCAGTATGTCACCGCAACTGCCTTCTTGTTCTCGGCCTACGCCGATATTCTCCAGAAATACAACCAAAAGATCTTTTGCGGAAGCAAGCAATTCGATTCAACACATCTCATGGCTTTCGCCAAAAAACAA ATTGACTACATACTAGGGCATAACCCACAAGGAAGGTCGTACATGGTTGGGTTCGGACCAAACCCGCCTAAGCAAGCCCACCACAGAGGAGCTTCAGTGCCAATGTCTGAAGCCAATGAGCCTTTAAGCTGTCCATTGAGCTTTGTGAAATGGTTCAACAAGAACCAGCCTAACGCAAACGAGCTGACCGGAGCCATCGTGGGAGGACCCGACCGTCAAGATAATTTCCAAGATTTTCGTTGGACATCCGTTTACACGGAGCCTTGCACTTACATCAACTCTATCGCCGTGGGTATTCTTGCCAAGCTTGCCGCCACGGCTTAG